Proteins from one Vibrio coralliirubri genomic window:
- a CDS encoding nitrilase family protein has protein sequence MKRDIKVASVQFNHHAGDKAYNLSVIEEYVRQASESGVEIISFPEMCITGYWHVSALARDEIEALAEPVPSGESTQKLIALATQFGISVGAGLIEQGVDGEFYNTYVFAMPNGEVQKHRKLHTFVSPHMSSGDQYTVFDTPHGCKVGILICWDNNLVENVRITALKGADILIAPHQTGGCQSRSPNAMKRIDPDLWFNRDENPEAIRAEMQGKNGREWLMRWLPARAHDNGMFVVFSNGVGVDMDEVRTGNAMILSPYGEIITETDSVDDDMVIANLKAQELEMCTGRRWIRGRKPELYHSLTQPLGHELDPHQARFADK, from the coding sequence ATGAAGAGAGATATTAAAGTAGCGTCGGTTCAATTCAACCACCATGCAGGTGACAAGGCGTATAACCTATCTGTGATAGAAGAATATGTTCGACAAGCTTCGGAGAGTGGTGTGGAGATCATCAGCTTCCCGGAGATGTGCATCACTGGCTACTGGCATGTGTCTGCTTTGGCGCGAGATGAAATTGAAGCGCTAGCGGAACCTGTGCCGAGTGGTGAATCGACTCAAAAGCTGATTGCACTGGCAACACAGTTTGGAATCAGTGTTGGGGCTGGCTTGATAGAGCAGGGTGTGGATGGCGAGTTTTACAACACCTACGTTTTCGCCATGCCTAATGGTGAAGTTCAGAAACACCGTAAACTGCACACCTTTGTCAGCCCTCATATGAGTAGCGGCGACCAATACACGGTGTTCGATACGCCGCATGGATGCAAAGTTGGTATCTTGATTTGTTGGGATAACAACTTGGTTGAGAACGTTCGAATCACCGCGCTGAAAGGCGCCGATATCTTGATTGCGCCGCACCAAACGGGCGGTTGTCAGTCACGTAGCCCCAATGCGATGAAGCGAATTGACCCAGATTTATGGTTTAACCGAGATGAAAACCCAGAGGCGATTCGTGCTGAAATGCAGGGTAAAAATGGGCGCGAATGGCTAATGCGTTGGTTGCCTGCAAGAGCACACGATAACGGTATGTTTGTGGTGTTCAGCAATGGTGTCGGTGTTGATATGGATGAAGTGAGAACAGGCAATGCGATGATCTTAAGCCCTTATGGGGAAATCATCACCGAGACGGACAGCGTTGATGACGATATGGTGATTGCGAATTTGAAAGCGCAAGAGCTAGAGATGTGTACCGGCAGACGTTGGATTCGTGGTCGTAAGCCTGAGCTGTACCATTCACTGACGCAGCCTCTTGGTCATGAGCTTGACCCGCACCAAGCGCGCTTTGCAGATAAGTAA
- a CDS encoding F0F1 ATP synthase subunit epsilon: protein MAIGITDNTFQLNIVSAEGTLFSGPAYALAVSGADGELGIRPGHSPLLSKIKPGVTVFVTDPKSEGQVLYVSGGMLEVQPDVVTLLADTALHGKDIDRARAEEAKYAALENINKGNIDINFAQAQLELAKAVAQLRASELTSSHTRH from the coding sequence ATGGCTATCGGAATTACAGATAATACATTTCAACTTAATATTGTAAGTGCGGAAGGTACGCTGTTTTCAGGTCCAGCGTATGCCCTAGCCGTTTCTGGCGCTGATGGTGAACTGGGGATTCGCCCCGGTCACTCCCCGCTTCTCAGTAAGATCAAACCGGGCGTAACCGTGTTTGTGACAGATCCTAAATCAGAAGGCCAAGTGTTGTATGTTTCTGGTGGGATGCTGGAAGTTCAGCCGGATGTGGTTACGTTATTAGCCGACACGGCCTTGCATGGTAAAGACATTGACCGCGCTCGCGCAGAAGAAGCGAAATATGCCGCTCTAGAGAACATCAACAAGGGCAACATAGACATTAACTTTGCACAAGCTCAGCTAGAATTGGCGAAAGCCGTTGCTCAGTTGCGTGCATCAGAGCTAACTTCTTCTCACACAAGACACTGA